One Sediminicola sp. YIK13 DNA segment encodes these proteins:
- a CDS encoding gamma carbonic anhydrase family protein, protein MIIKTVNGKTPVIGEDCYIADNATIVGDVTMGSQCSIWFNAVLRGDVNFIKMGNKVNVQDGAVIHCTYLKAATTIGNNVSIGHNALVHGCTIHDNVLIGMGSIIMDDCVVESNSIIAAGAVLTKGTHVPAGTIFAGMPAKKIKDISPELSSGEVDRIANAYVKYSGWFKEE, encoded by the coding sequence ATGATCATTAAGACCGTAAACGGAAAAACACCAGTAATAGGAGAAGACTGTTATATCGCAGATAACGCCACCATTGTTGGGGACGTGACCATGGGTAGTCAATGTAGCATATGGTTCAATGCCGTTTTACGGGGTGATGTAAACTTCATAAAAATGGGGAACAAGGTAAATGTCCAGGATGGGGCGGTTATTCACTGTACCTATTTAAAAGCTGCCACTACCATCGGGAACAACGTTTCCATAGGGCATAACGCCTTGGTGCATGGGTGTACCATCCATGATAATGTGCTAATTGGGATGGGCAGTATTATAATGGATGATTGTGTGGTGGAAAGCAACAGTATTATTGCCGCCGGAGCAGTCCTTACCAAAGGGACCCATGTGCCGGCTGGAACTATTTTTGCTGGGATGCCAGCAAAAAAAATCAAGGATATCAGTCCGGAACTTAGCTCTGGAGAGGTAGATAGGATCGCCAATGCTTATGTGAAATACTCCGGTTGGTTCAAGGAAGAATAG
- a CDS encoding LytR/AlgR family response regulator transcription factor yields the protein MGLTALIIEDEANSREILRNYLAKYCKNVNVLGEAATIKDGLVLLKKNNPDMVFLDVEMPYGNAFDLLDQLPDRTFETIFVTAYNQYAMDALNHHAAYYLMKPVDIDELVKSVAYVAEVKERENALEDKILTPVINRVDGKITLPQQDGFQVLNVADILYCKADDNYTEIYLENQRLVVSKTLKYFEEALSDFAFARIHKSYLVNVNEVVKYKKGKGGSVVISNGKELLVSASRKQQLLSYFE from the coding sequence ATGGGCTTAACAGCATTGATCATAGAAGATGAGGCCAATAGCAGGGAAATACTGAGGAATTATCTTGCCAAATATTGTAAGAATGTAAACGTCCTGGGAGAAGCGGCTACCATAAAGGATGGGTTGGTCTTGTTAAAAAAAAACAATCCCGATATGGTGTTTCTTGATGTAGAAATGCCTTACGGCAATGCCTTCGACTTATTGGATCAATTGCCAGATCGGACTTTTGAGACTATTTTTGTAACAGCCTATAACCAGTATGCCATGGATGCCCTAAACCATCATGCGGCCTACTATTTGATGAAGCCCGTTGATATAGATGAGTTGGTGAAGTCGGTCGCCTATGTTGCTGAGGTAAAAGAGCGGGAAAATGCTTTGGAAGATAAAATCCTGACGCCGGTAATAAATAGGGTTGATGGAAAAATAACCCTTCCCCAGCAAGATGGTTTTCAGGTGCTCAATGTGGCAGATATATTGTATTGCAAGGCAGATGATAATTACACGGAAATCTATTTGGAAAACCAAAGATTGGTGGTAAGCAAGACCTTGAAATATTTTGAAGAAGCGTTATCGGATTTTGCTTTTGCCCGTATTCATAAATCCTATCTTGTCAATGTAAACGAGGTAGTCAAATATAAAAAAGGCAAAGGGGGGAGTGTCGTGATATCCAATGGAAAGGAATTATTGGTTTCGGCCTCAAGAAAACAGCAGCTTTTATCGTATTTTGAGTAA
- the fabD gene encoding ACP S-malonyltransferase codes for MNAYIFPGQGAQFVGMGLDLYEKYPLAQELFEKANTILGFPITDIMFQGTPEDLKETKVTQPAIFLHSVILSKVMGESFKPDMVAGHSLGEFSALVANGVLTFEDGLKLVSQRALAMQKACELQPSTMAAVLGVEDAVVEEVCSKIKGIVVPANYNCPGQLVISGEVEAINEACEKLKEAGARRALVLPVGGAFHSPLMEPAREELAAAIENTKFSAPTCPIYQNVPTTAVNNADEIKKNLILQLTAPVKWTQSVQQMVQDGATLFTEVGPGKVLQGLVKKIHSEAETKSAELS; via the coding sequence ATGAACGCATATATATTTCCTGGTCAAGGAGCGCAATTTGTTGGAATGGGGTTAGATCTTTATGAAAAATATCCTTTGGCGCAGGAGCTCTTTGAAAAGGCCAATACTATTTTGGGATTTCCCATAACTGATATTATGTTCCAGGGCACGCCCGAGGATCTGAAAGAGACCAAGGTAACCCAACCGGCCATATTTTTACATTCGGTTATTTTAAGCAAGGTAATGGGCGAAAGTTTTAAACCGGATATGGTAGCCGGACATTCCTTGGGGGAATTTTCTGCTTTGGTTGCCAATGGGGTCTTGACCTTTGAAGATGGGTTAAAATTGGTTTCCCAAAGAGCTTTGGCCATGCAAAAGGCCTGTGAGTTGCAGCCAAGTACCATGGCGGCCGTTTTAGGTGTGGAGGATGCCGTTGTAGAGGAGGTTTGTTCTAAAATAAAGGGAATTGTTGTACCGGCAAATTATAACTGTCCGGGGCAATTGGTAATCTCGGGAGAGGTAGAAGCCATTAATGAAGCCTGTGAAAAACTAAAGGAAGCTGGTGCCCGCAGAGCGTTGGTATTGCCGGTAGGTGGGGCCTTTCATTCTCCTTTGATGGAGCCAGCAAGGGAAGAATTGGCAGCTGCGATTGAAAATACAAAATTCAGTGCACCTACGTGTCCAATTTATCAAAATGTACCTACCACCGCGGTAAACAATGCCGACGAAATAAAAAAGAACTTGATCTTGCAGTTGACGGCTCCCGTAAAATGGACCCAAAGTGTGCAACAAATGGTACAAGATGGGGCCACTTTATTTACAGAGGTGGGTCCAGGGAAAGTATTGCAAGGTTTGGTCAAAAAAATACACTCTGAAGCGGAAACAAAATCCGCTGAACTGTCCTAG
- a CDS encoding fibronectin type III domain-containing protein — protein sequence MILKKTYSFLTTSFIGNGLKRALLVGAFLILGFQGFGQDTTPPSAPTGLAASGTTSTGTTLNWDASTDNVGVTGYRVLQDGSLITTTGGAITTFNVTGLSPNTVYAFTVRAIDAAGNESLDSNTVNETTTGDVTPPSAPTGLAASGTTSTGTTLNWDASTDNVGVTGYRVFQDGSLITTTGGAITTFNVTGLSPNTVYAFTVRAIDAAGNESLDSNTVNETTTGDVTPPSAPTGLAASGTTSTGTTLNWDASTDNVGVTGYRVFQDGSLITTTGGAITTFNVTGLSPNTVYAFTVRAIDAAGNESLDSNTVNETTTGDVTPPSAPTGLAASGTTSTGTTLNWDASTDNVGVTGYRVFQDGSLITTTGGAITTFNVTGLSPNTVYAFTVRAIDAAGNESLDSNTVNETTTGDVTPPSAPTGLAASGTTSTGTTLNWDASTDNVGVTGYRVLQDGSLITTTGGAITTFNVTGLSPNTVYAFTVRAIDAAGNESLDSNTVNETTTGDVTPPSAPTGLAASGTTSTGTTLNWDASTDNVGVTGYRVFQDGSLITTTGGAITTFNVTGLSPNTVYAFTVRAIDAAGNESLDSNTVNETTTGDVTPPSAPTGLAASGTTSTGTTLNWDASTDNVGVTGYRVFQDGSLITTTGGAITTFNVTGLSPNTVYAFTVRAIDAAGNESLDSNTVNETTTAYFASIAATDASASETGTDSGTFTVSLNTTNTSGGTIVVNYTIGGTATNTNDYSGIGTSVSIPNNAISAPVTITPVDDALVEGNETVVLTLTAGTGYVLGTPANATVNITDNDVAGITVSAISGPTTEAGGTADFTIVLNTQPTASVTIPLNSNDTGEGTLSVANAVFTTANWDTAQTITVTGVDDAIVDGDISYDIITGAATSTDTNYSGLNAADVTVVNTDNDTAGYTVTPITLTTTEGGANTTFTVVLNAAPTSNVVFSVTSGDTSEGTVSPGTLTFTPGNYNSAQTVTVSPVDDAIVEGDITYNVTVSVLDASSDDTFDPLADQLVSVTNNDDDNAGYTVTPITLNTSEAGGSQDFTVVLNAAPSSNVVFSITSGDTTEGTVSAGTLTFTPGTFNTPRTVSVTPVNDDFVDGPVNYDVTVSVLDGSSDDNFDPLADQTVSVTNADDDSVGVNISAISDNTSETGGTATFTVSLDSQPTADVTISLSSSNTAEGTVPANVVLTSANWQTGETVTVTGVDDGAVVDGPITYTIITGDVTSADPNYNALGADDVDDVTVINNDNDAASLTINNITVNEDVGTAILEVTLTGNVANSFTVDYATQDDSATSVIPDDYLATSNTLTFSGTNLEVRTIEIIINDDFLVESSETFFVDLSNVQSIGNVVIVAGGRGVINITDNDSANVTINDVSVNEDFNISGGIIRFILTLSTPSNVGSFNVNYTTSDGTALVGQDYTSVSSSASFTGFDGETVEIVIPIIDDEEVEPSEEFTVTLTSTDNPLVSIGDPTGIGTILDDEVCPAGNLAPELDPLIETVFCDAVEQDLDAYTNSTVPAGSVLTWTTNNLDLLDTDSHLPDSVVPSDFPGTYYGFFYDAANNCASPALEVTLEFNSSPTITSTTPAEICGEGSATLGATFSEGSISWFTTPSGGVSVATGESFTTPLLTATTTYYVEATANGCTSAREAVVATINETPSAGTATDMGACSVAAGGPTTLDLDDTLTGADAGVWSVTTVPAGSSIEIGTDNIVDFEGLANGDYVFTYTTTGAQAPCTDESVSVTISVISCTVDSDNDGLLDGQETTLGTDPNNPDTDGDGINDGVEVGDDLNNPLDEDGDGIIDALDSDILDSDNDGVVDQEDPANDDACIPNISAACTIDLQVAKTVDNATPTAGRQITFTVTLTNLSQITVANVVINDLVGEQINGFQYVSNIASNGSYDEVTGRWSLMSIAPQEEATLLITVTVPREGSYQNIAALVSSSPSDGNSTNNTSTVSVTVAPRSSDEPGFVFNQFSPNGDGVNDVLIINNIQETQYQNNTLEIYDRYGNQVYSVSGYDNTWTGEGKNGQLPKGTYFYVLDLGDGSEVRKGWIQIIR from the coding sequence ATGATATTAAAAAAAACATATAGTTTCCTTACAACTTCATTCATAGGAAACGGTCTAAAAAGAGCTCTTTTAGTGGGAGCATTTTTAATTTTAGGGTTTCAAGGGTTTGGGCAAGACACGACTCCCCCAAGTGCGCCTACGGGATTGGCTGCGAGCGGTACGACCTCGACGGGTACGACTCTGAACTGGGACGCCTCCACGGACAATGTTGGAGTGACGGGTTACAGGGTCCTTCAAGATGGTTCTCTGATCACTACGACGGGTGGAGCGATTACAACTTTCAATGTGACGGGTCTGTCCCCGAATACCGTCTATGCCTTTACGGTAAGGGCGATCGATGCGGCGGGCAACGAGTCCTTGGACAGCAATACGGTCAATGAGACCACCACCGGTGACGTAACTCCCCCAAGTGCGCCTACGGGATTGGCTGCGAGCGGTACGACCTCGACGGGTACGACTCTGAACTGGGACGCCTCCACGGACAATGTTGGAGTGACGGGTTACAGGGTCTTTCAAGATGGTTCTCTGATCACTACGACGGGTGGAGCGATTACAACTTTCAATGTGACGGGTCTGTCCCCGAATACCGTCTATGCCTTTACGGTAAGGGCGATCGATGCGGCGGGCAACGAGTCCTTGGACAGCAATACGGTCAATGAGACCACCACCGGTGACGTAACTCCCCCAAGTGCGCCTACGGGATTGGCTGCGAGCGGTACGACCTCGACGGGTACGACTCTGAACTGGGACGCCTCCACGGACAATGTTGGAGTGACGGGTTACAGGGTCTTTCAAGATGGTTCTCTGATCACTACGACGGGTGGAGCGATTACAACTTTCAATGTGACGGGTCTGTCCCCGAATACCGTCTATGCCTTTACGGTAAGGGCGATCGATGCGGCGGGCAACGAGTCCTTGGACAGCAATACGGTCAATGAGACCACCACCGGTGACGTAACTCCCCCAAGTGCGCCTACGGGATTGGCTGCGAGCGGTACGACCTCGACGGGTACGACTCTGAACTGGGACGCCTCCACGGACAATGTTGGAGTGACGGGTTACAGGGTCTTTCAAGATGGTTCTCTGATCACTACGACGGGTGGAGCGATTACAACTTTCAATGTGACGGGTCTGTCCCCGAATACCGTCTATGCCTTTACGGTAAGGGCGATCGATGCGGCGGGCAACGAGTCCTTGGACAGCAATACGGTCAATGAGACCACCACCGGTGACGTAACTCCCCCAAGTGCGCCTACGGGATTGGCTGCGAGCGGTACGACCTCGACGGGTACGACTCTGAACTGGGACGCCTCCACGGACAATGTTGGAGTGACGGGTTACAGGGTCCTTCAAGATGGTTCTCTGATCACTACGACGGGTGGAGCGATTACAACTTTCAATGTGACGGGTCTGTCCCCGAATACCGTCTATGCCTTTACGGTAAGGGCGATCGATGCGGCGGGCAACGAGTCCTTGGACAGCAATACGGTCAATGAGACCACCACCGGTGACGTAACTCCCCCAAGTGCGCCTACGGGATTGGCTGCGAGCGGTACGACCTCGACGGGTACGACTCTGAACTGGGACGCCTCCACGGACAATGTTGGAGTGACGGGTTACAGGGTCTTTCAAGATGGTTCTCTGATCACTACGACGGGTGGAGCGATTACAACTTTCAATGTGACGGGTCTGTCCCCGAATACCGTCTATGCCTTTACGGTAAGGGCGATCGATGCGGCGGGCAACGAGTCCTTGGACAGCAATACGGTCAATGAGACCACCACCGGTGACGTAACTCCCCCAAGTGCGCCTACGGGATTGGCTGCGAGCGGTACGACCTCGACGGGTACGACTCTGAACTGGGACGCCTCCACGGACAATGTTGGAGTGACGGGTTACAGGGTCTTTCAAGATGGTTCTCTGATCACTACGACGGGTGGAGCGATTACAACTTTCAATGTGACGGGTCTGTCCCCGAATACCGTCTATGCCTTTACGGTAAGGGCGATCGATGCGGCGGGCAACGAGTCCTTGGACAGCAATACGGTCAATGAGACCACCACTGCCTATTTTGCCTCGATTGCTGCGACAGATGCTTCTGCCTCCGAAACTGGTACCGATTCTGGTACTTTTACAGTGAGTTTGAATACGACCAACACGAGTGGCGGAACGATAGTTGTGAACTATACGATTGGTGGTACGGCAACAAATACAAATGATTATTCGGGCATTGGTACTTCAGTATCCATACCGAACAATGCGATTAGTGCACCTGTGACGATCACCCCTGTTGATGATGCATTAGTTGAAGGGAATGAAACGGTGGTTCTCACTCTCACTGCTGGGACCGGTTATGTACTGGGCACTCCTGCAAATGCCACAGTGAATATAACAGACAACGATGTTGCAGGCATCACGGTATCCGCGATCAGCGGTCCGACGACGGAGGCCGGCGGCACTGCGGACTTCACGATAGTTTTGAACACACAGCCCACTGCGAGCGTAACGATCCCCTTGAACAGCAACGACACTGGCGAGGGCACCCTATCGGTTGCCAACGCGGTTTTTACGACTGCCAATTGGGACACGGCCCAGACCATAACGGTCACTGGAGTGGACGATGCGATTGTTGACGGGGACATCAGCTATGATATCATCACCGGAGCGGCAACGTCCACGGACACGAATTATTCTGGTCTTAATGCTGCGGACGTCACGGTGGTCAACACCGACAACGATACAGCAGGTTACACGGTAACCCCGATTACATTAACAACCACGGAGGGTGGCGCCAATACTACATTTACCGTGGTGCTGAATGCTGCACCAACTAGTAATGTGGTATTTTCTGTAACATCTGGGGACACTTCTGAAGGTACGGTTTCACCAGGGACGCTGACCTTTACCCCGGGAAATTACAATAGTGCACAAACAGTGACGGTTTCCCCCGTTGACGATGCGATTGTAGAAGGCGATATCACCTATAATGTCACGGTAAGCGTTCTTGATGCGAGCAGTGACGATACTTTTGATCCCTTAGCGGATCAGTTGGTAAGTGTTACCAACAACGACGATGATAATGCAGGATACACCGTGACTCCAATAACATTAAACACTTCAGAAGCTGGAGGTTCACAAGATTTTACGGTAGTATTGAATGCTGCCCCATCAAGTAATGTGGTATTTTCTATAACTTCAGGTGATACCACAGAAGGGACGGTTTCTGCTGGTACATTGACCTTTACCCCAGGAACATTTAATACGCCAAGAACTGTTTCAGTAACTCCTGTTAATGACGATTTTGTAGATGGTCCTGTAAATTACGATGTCACCGTAAGCGTTTTGGACGGAAGCAGTGATGATAATTTTGATCCACTGGCCGATCAAACAGTAAGTGTTACCAATGCAGATGACGATAGTGTGGGAGTGAATATCAGTGCTATTAGTGATAATACTTCAGAAACTGGAGGAACGGCAACATTTACGGTTTCTCTGGACAGCCAGCCCACAGCCGATGTAACCATCTCATTGAGCAGTAGTAATACAGCAGAAGGAACGGTGCCGGCAAACGTTGTATTGACCTCTGCCAATTGGCAAACAGGGGAGACCGTTACGGTTACCGGTGTAGATGACGGAGCCGTTGTAGATGGCCCTATTACCTATACCATTATTACTGGGGATGTTACTTCTGCAGACCCAAATTACAATGCCCTGGGAGCTGATGATGTGGATGACGTTACTGTCATAAATAACGATAATGATGCTGCAAGTCTCACTATAAATAATATTACGGTAAATGAGGATGTTGGAACAGCTATATTAGAAGTAACTTTAACCGGTAATGTTGCTAATAGTTTTACAGTAGATTATGCAACACAAGATGATTCTGCAACTTCAGTTATTCCAGATGATTATCTAGCAACAAGCAACACTCTAACTTTTTCGGGCACTAATTTAGAAGTACGAACTATTGAGATAATTATAAATGATGATTTTTTAGTAGAATCAAGTGAAACTTTTTTTGTAGATCTAAGTAATGTACAAAGTATTGGAAATGTTGTAATAGTTGCTGGAGGTCGCGGAGTAATTAATATTACAGATAATGATTCGGCAAATGTCACTATAAACGATGTTTCAGTTAATGAGGATTTTAATATTTCTGGAGGTATAATAAGATTTATATTGACCTTATCAACTCCTTCAAACGTAGGTAGCTTTAATGTGAATTATACCACATCAGATGGTACAGCCCTAGTTGGTCAAGATTATACCTCGGTTTCGAGTTCTGCTTCATTTACTGGATTTGACGGTGAGACAGTAGAAATTGTTATTCCTATCATAGATGATGAAGAAGTGGAACCGAGTGAAGAATTTACAGTCACTTTAACAAGCACGGATAATCCTTTGGTAAGTATAGGAGACCCAACGGGAATAGGAACTATCTTGGATGACGAGGTGTGTCCTGCAGGTAATCTAGCACCTGAGCTAGATCCTTTGATAGAGACCGTATTTTGCGATGCCGTGGAACAGGACCTGGATGCCTATACCAATAGTACGGTTCCTGCGGGCTCGGTACTGACCTGGACCACCAACAACCTAGACCTTTTGGATACGGATTCGCATTTACCTGATTCTGTGGTGCCTTCGGATTTCCCAGGGACGTATTATGGTTTCTTCTATGATGCGGCGAACAACTGTGCCAGTCCGGCTCTAGAGGTCACCTTAGAATTCAATTCTAGTCCAACCATAACTTCTACCACGCCTGCTGAGATATGCGGCGAAGGTTCTGCTACCTTGGGGGCGACGTTTTCTGAAGGTTCCATCAGTTGGTTCACCACCCCTTCAGGAGGTGTAAGTGTGGCCACGGGAGAAAGTTTTACCACTCCACTGTTAACGGCTACGACCACCTATTATGTAGAGGCAACCGCCAACGGCTGTACCTCGGCAAGGGAAGCTGTTGTGGCTACTATTAATGAAACCCCATCGGCAGGTACCGCCACGGATATGGGCGCTTGTAGTGTTGCTGCGGGCGGACCTACCACCTTGGATCTGGATGATACCCTTACTGGTGCAGATGCCGGGGTTTGGAGTGTTACTACAGTTCCAGCAGGTAGCAGCATTGAGATAGGGACCGATAATATTGTTGATTTTGAGGGTCTGGCCAATGGTGATTATGTTTTCACCTATACCACTACGGGGGCGCAAGCGCCCTGTACCGATGAATCGGTAAGTGTTACCATATCCGTCATTTCCTGTACAGTAGATTCAGATAATGACGGGTTGTTAGACGGACAAGAGACTACGTTGGGCACCGATCCCAATAATCCGGATACAGATGGGGATGGTATAAATGACGGGGTGGAAGTTGGTGACGATCTCAACAACCCCTTGGATGAAGATGGTGATGGCATTATAGATGCGCTAGATTCTGATATCCTGGATTCCGACAATGATGGAGTGGTAGACCAAGAGGATCCTGCCAATGATGATGCCTGTATCCCAAATATTTCTGCGGCCTGTACCATAGATCTACAAGTTGCCAAAACAGTGGATAATGCCACCCCTACCGCAGGGCGACAGATCACGTTTACGGTTACACTGACCAACCTGAGCCAAATTACGGTGGCAAATGTGGTCATTAATGATCTTGTTGGAGAACAGATTAACGGTTTTCAATACGTATCTAATATAGCTTCCAATGGAAGCTATGATGAAGTAACGGGCAGATGGAGCCTTATGTCCATAGCGCCACAAGAAGAGGCTACGTTATTGATTACCGTAACGGTGCCTCGTGAAGGGAGCTATCAGAACATAGCCGCTTTGGTGAGCTCTTCCCCTTCTGATGGAAATAGCACGAATAATACAAGCACGGTTTCAGTAACGGTCGCCCCGCGATCCAGCGATGAACCTGGTTTTGTTTTCAATCAATTTTCCCCCAATGGAGACGGGGTCAACGATGTCTTGATCATTAACAATATTCAGGAGACCCAATATCAAAACAACACCCTCGAAATCTATGACCGTTACGGCAATCAGGTTTATTCGGTCAGCGGTTATGACAATACCTGGACCGGTGAGGGCAAGAACGGGCAATTGCCAAAAGGCACCTATTTTTATGTACTGGATCTGGGAGACGGTTCGGAAGTAAGAAAAGGATGGATCCAAATTATTAGATAA
- a CDS encoding gliding motility-associated C-terminal domain-containing protein, translating into MKINYSFFRNSYPAVGRSIVRSLLICALFLVCSNAYGQAGITITPTSLTTIEGGDAVEFTIVLNSRPDDDVKLFIVSEDLTEGTVSKKSLTFKRSNWDKKQTVKVEPVDDALPDGPITYNIIIGIDDTDDEDYKDLEESKIQVTNGDNETVMESNISIDDVVVNENGGSAIFTVTLTGNSIGSFTFDFTTSNGTAMAGQDYTTISGTLSFTGESGQRRTISVPIINDIVVEQKEENFKVTLSNVSHVLVGITDDTGIGTIVDDEVCPAGFNAPVLDSDVESVFCNVASQDLNNYTNSTPPSGTILKWTTNNLDLLDTNAHLDDSVVSSDFPGTYYGFFYDAANNCTSPALEITLEFNSSPTITSTTPAEICDEGSVTLGANFSEGSISWFTTPSGGVSVATGESFTTPLLTATTTYYVEATANGCTSAREAVVVTIKDTPSAGTATDMGACSVAAGRPTTLDLDDTLTGADTGTWAYTAGPTGTFAIGTDNVVDFEGLENGEYVFTYTTTRAQAPCANTSVSVTISVTACTVDSDNDGIFDVSENTLGTDPNNPDTDGDGINDGVEVGDDLNNPLDEDGDGIIDALDSDILDSDNDGVVDQEDPANDDACIPNISAACTIDLQVAKTVDNATPTAGRQITFTVTLTNLSQITVANVVINDLVGEQINGFQYVSNIASNGSYDEVTGRWSLMSIAPQEEATLLITVTVPREGSYQNIAALVSSSPTDGNAENNIATARVVVGPRSSDEPGFVFNQFSPNGDGVNDVLQINDVLNYPNNTLEIFDRYGNQVFSVSRYDNTWTGEGTKGQLPKGTYFYVMNLGDGSEVKKGWIQIMR; encoded by the coding sequence ATGAAGATAAATTACTCATTCTTCCGTAATTCGTATCCTGCAGTAGGGAGATCTATAGTAAGGTCATTGCTGATTTGTGCCTTGTTTTTGGTTTGCTCAAATGCATATGGGCAGGCGGGGATAACGATTACGCCAACTTCACTGACCACAATAGAAGGAGGAGATGCCGTTGAGTTCACGATTGTATTAAATTCTCGTCCGGACGATGATGTCAAGTTATTTATTGTTTCGGAAGATTTGACGGAAGGAACAGTGTCAAAAAAATCATTGACTTTCAAAAGATCTAATTGGGACAAAAAACAGACGGTTAAGGTGGAGCCAGTTGATGATGCTCTTCCTGATGGCCCAATTACCTACAACATCATTATTGGTATTGATGATACTGATGACGAAGATTACAAAGACCTCGAGGAAAGTAAGATTCAAGTTACCAATGGGGACAATGAAACTGTTATGGAATCCAATATTTCCATTGATGATGTGGTGGTGAATGAGAATGGAGGCTCGGCAATTTTTACGGTCACTTTAACGGGTAATTCCATCGGTAGTTTTACCTTCGATTTCACTACGTCAAATGGCACGGCAATGGCAGGCCAAGATTATACGACCATCAGCGGCACATTGAGTTTTACAGGTGAAAGTGGTCAGCGTAGGACCATATCAGTTCCCATTATCAACGACATAGTGGTGGAGCAAAAAGAGGAAAATTTCAAGGTGACCTTGAGCAATGTGAGCCATGTTTTGGTTGGTATTACAGATGATACAGGCATCGGTACCATTGTGGACGATGAGGTCTGTCCGGCAGGTTTCAATGCACCAGTTCTGGACTCGGATGTGGAATCGGTATTTTGTAATGTAGCAAGCCAGGACCTGAACAATTATACTAATAGCACTCCTCCATCTGGTACAATACTCAAATGGACCACGAATAATTTAGATCTTTTGGATACAAATGCCCATTTGGATGATTCAGTTGTGTCTTCAGATTTTCCAGGGACTTATTATGGTTTCTTCTATGATGCGGCCAACAACTGTACTAGTCCGGCTCTAGAGATCACCTTAGAATTCAATTCTAGCCCAACCATAACCTCTACCACGCCTGCTGAGATATGCGATGAAGGTTCTGTTACCTTGGGGGCCAATTTTTCTGAAGGTTCCATCAGTTGGTTCACCACCCCTTCAGGAGGTGTGAGTGTGGCAACGGGAGAAAGTTTTACCACTCCGCTGTTAACGGCTACGACCACCTATTATGTAGAGGCAACCGCCAACGGCTGTACCTCGGCAAGGGAAGCTGTTGTGGTTACTATTAAAGACACTCCATCGGCAGGTACCGCCACGGATATGGGCGCTTGTAGTGTTGCTGCGGGCAGACCTACCACCTTGGATCTGGATGATACTCTTACAGGTGCAGATACTGGTACATGGGCCTATACTGCAGGCCCAACGGGAACTTTTGCAATAGGAACAGACAATGTAGTTGACTTCGAGGGCTTGGAAAACGGGGAATATGTATTTACCTATACAACCACCAGAGCACAGGCACCATGTGCCAATACGTCGGTGTCCGTTACCATATCGGTAACCGCTTGTACTGTGGATTCTGATAACGATGGCATTTTTGATGTGAGCGAAAACACCTTGGGCACGGACCCCAATAATCCAGATACAGATGGGGATGGTATAAATGACGGGGTGGAAGTAGGTGACGATCTCAACAATCCCTTGGATGAAGATGGAGATGGCATCATAGATGCGCTAGATTCTGATATCCTGGATTCCGATAACGATGGGGTGGTAGACCAAGAGGATCCTGCCAATGATGATGCCTGTATCCCAAATATTTCTGCGGCCTGTACCATAGATCTACAAGTTGCCAAAACAGTGGATAATGCCACCCCTACCGCAGGGCGACAGATTACGTTTACGGTTACACTGACCAACCTGAGCCAAATTACGGTGGCAAATGTGGTCATTAATGATCTTGTTGGAGAACAGATTAATGGTTTTCAATACGTATCTAATATTGCCTCCAATGGAAGCTATGATGAAGTAACGGGCAGATGGAGCCTTATGTCCATAGCGCCACAAGAAGAGGCTACCTTATTGATTACCGTAACGGTGCCTCGTGAAGGGAGCTATCAGAACATAGCCGCTTTGGTAAGCTCATCCCCAACAGATGGAAATGCGGAGAACAATATCGCCACGGCCAGGGTTGTGGTAGGTCCCCGCTCCAGTGATGAGCCCGGTTTTGTCTTTAATCAGTTTTCACCAAATGGGGATGGAGTCAATGATGTGTTGCAAATAAACGATGTGTTAAACTATCCAAATAATACCCTGGAAATATTTGACCGGTATGGCAATCAGGTCTTTTCGGTATCCAGATATGATAATACGTGGACAGGCGAGGGTACAAAAGGGCAATTGCCCAAAGGCACCTATTTTTACGTGATGAATCTGGGTGATGGCTCGGAAGTAAAAAAGGGATGGATACAGATCATGAGATAA